A portion of the Microlunatus phosphovorus NM-1 genome contains these proteins:
- a CDS encoding FadR/GntR family transcriptional regulator, which translates to MVTLHETPGSLHDALVEQWGSDIASGRRAPGSKIASDQAAAELGVSRTVVREAVRVLESLGLVEVRQRVGITVRRPEHWIPYDPRVLRWRLAGPDRMAALRSLSELRSAVEPLAARLAAERATPKQCGELAAAVIGMAATSRAANMPAYLEHDKDFHLTLLQASGNPMLAGLSTVVTSVLEGRTEHALMPAVADAEALRLHGEVAAAVQAGAGAAAEASMRAIVAESADAIEQAVSS; encoded by the coding sequence ATGGTCACGCTGCACGAGACGCCCGGTTCCCTGCACGACGCCCTCGTCGAGCAGTGGGGCTCCGACATCGCCTCCGGCCGACGGGCACCGGGCAGCAAGATCGCCAGTGACCAGGCAGCAGCCGAGCTCGGCGTCTCCCGGACCGTCGTCCGCGAGGCCGTCCGCGTGCTCGAGTCACTCGGGCTGGTCGAGGTGCGACAGCGGGTCGGCATCACGGTCCGCCGCCCTGAGCACTGGATTCCCTACGACCCGCGGGTGCTGCGTTGGCGGCTCGCAGGGCCGGACCGGATGGCAGCCCTGCGCAGCCTCAGCGAGCTGCGCTCCGCGGTGGAACCCCTCGCGGCCCGGTTGGCTGCCGAACGGGCTACGCCCAAGCAGTGTGGCGAACTCGCCGCCGCGGTGATCGGCATGGCCGCCACCTCCCGGGCTGCGAACATGCCCGCCTACTTGGAGCACGACAAGGACTTCCACCTCACCTTGCTGCAGGCCTCGGGCAATCCGATGCTTGCCGGCCTGAGCACCGTGGTGACCTCCGTACTCGAAGGACGCACAGAGCATGCATTGATGCCGGCCGTCGCCGATGCCGAGGCACTCCGCCTGCACGGGGAGGTCGCGGCTGCGGTCCAGGCGGGCGCTGGAGCGGCCGCGGAGGCGTCGATGCGCGCCATCGTGGCCGAATCTGCCGACGCGATCGAGCAGGCTGTCAGCAGCTAG
- a CDS encoding DinB family protein: MEPEPDTKDWTWTLTRRCEQCGLAAGEVAVADVPERVFVAAEEWVVILRSSPAVTARPEPKVWSPLEYGAHVRDVLLLFDARIALMLVEDVPTFANWDQDETAIEDSYAEQDPEVVADEVEAAALALVARLRSLEPEQLERRGLRSDGSEFTVATLSQYLLHDVIHHLWDVTGQQDATASLELSG, translated from the coding sequence GTGGAACCGGAGCCGGACACCAAGGACTGGACCTGGACTCTGACCCGGCGGTGTGAGCAGTGCGGGCTGGCGGCAGGGGAGGTCGCGGTCGCCGATGTGCCCGAGCGCGTCTTCGTGGCTGCCGAGGAGTGGGTCGTCATCCTGCGCTCTAGTCCGGCGGTCACGGCCCGCCCCGAGCCCAAAGTGTGGTCGCCGTTGGAGTACGGCGCCCATGTCCGCGATGTGTTGTTGCTCTTCGATGCGCGGATCGCCTTGATGCTGGTGGAGGACGTGCCGACCTTCGCCAACTGGGATCAAGACGAGACCGCGATCGAGGACAGCTACGCCGAGCAGGATCCCGAGGTGGTGGCCGACGAGGTAGAAGCGGCGGCGCTGGCTCTTGTCGCGCGCCTCCGGTCGCTGGAGCCGGAGCAGTTGGAGCGTCGTGGGCTGCGTTCCGACGGTTCGGAGTTCACGGTGGCGACGCTGTCGCAGTATCTGCTGCACGACGTGATCCACCATCTCTGGGACGTCACCGGCCAGCAGGATGCCACTGCGTCCCTGGAACTCTCCGGCTAG
- a CDS encoding LacI family DNA-binding transcriptional regulator, producing the protein MSNGPMRLADVADAAGVSLATASRSLRGLTGVSDEVAARVRKTAEDLGYVVNTHAQTLAGGTTSIAGLIVHQIDDPYFTEIAAGVVHAAEERGLIVQVAHSGRDPQREVKQLHSLVAQRARVIVIAGSGYVDGEQEAEARRLLSTYQRNGGRVAVVGRHQLGVDALLPDNRGAARAVAEHLVELGHQEIAIVSGPAALTTVQDRLAGAQEVLSRAGARWHVVPTDFTAEGAGPAAIQALRDWPDVTAILALNDSMAIAILVALRRLGVSVPGEISVAGIDDVSVAELLYPSLTTARFPLERMGRDALELATRPAAARPRRKAVSAELVVRESTATPRVLPIRSLGLS; encoded by the coding sequence ATGAGTAACGGCCCCATGCGGCTGGCCGACGTGGCCGACGCCGCCGGTGTCTCGCTGGCCACGGCCTCACGCTCGTTGCGCGGGCTGACCGGGGTGAGCGACGAGGTGGCGGCCCGGGTCCGCAAGACAGCCGAGGACCTGGGCTATGTGGTCAACACCCACGCCCAGACCTTGGCCGGCGGTACGACGTCGATCGCCGGCCTGATCGTGCACCAGATCGACGATCCCTATTTCACCGAGATTGCCGCCGGTGTCGTGCACGCCGCGGAGGAGCGAGGCCTCATCGTGCAGGTCGCCCACTCCGGTCGTGATCCGCAGCGTGAGGTCAAGCAGCTCCACTCACTCGTGGCGCAACGGGCGAGAGTGATCGTGATCGCAGGCTCGGGCTACGTCGACGGCGAGCAGGAGGCCGAGGCTCGGCGGCTGCTGTCGACCTATCAGCGCAACGGCGGGCGGGTGGCCGTTGTCGGGCGGCACCAGCTGGGTGTCGATGCGCTGCTGCCGGACAACCGCGGCGCGGCGCGTGCCGTGGCCGAGCATCTCGTCGAGCTCGGTCACCAGGAGATCGCGATCGTATCCGGGCCCGCTGCACTGACCACGGTGCAGGACCGGCTGGCCGGGGCGCAGGAGGTGCTCTCGCGCGCCGGGGCGCGCTGGCACGTGGTGCCGACGGACTTCACCGCGGAGGGCGCTGGACCGGCGGCGATCCAGGCGCTTCGCGACTGGCCCGATGTCACTGCCATTCTCGCGCTCAACGATTCGATGGCCATCGCGATCCTCGTCGCCCTGCGTCGGCTGGGGGTCTCGGTGCCCGGGGAGATCTCGGTCGCGGGAATCGACGACGTGTCGGTGGCTGAGCTGCTCTATCCGAGTCTGACCACCGCACGGTTTCCGCTGGAGCGGATGGGCCGGGACGCGCTGGAGCTGGCGACCCGACCTGCCGCCGCTCGGCCGCGGCGGAAGGCCGTGTCGGCCGAACTGGTTGTCCGGGAGTCGACCGCAACTCCGCGCGTGCTGCCGATCCGCAGTCTCGGCCTCTCGTGA
- a CDS encoding dihydrodipicolinate synthase family protein, which translates to MSSVRLPQTDGSLRTVALAEPRSWAEHPQPYTSRVAFAAAHVVADPYGENVPGAPAVVDWDATLAFRRHLFRYGLGVAEAMDTAQRNMGLDWAATQELISRSAAQALELGARIASGVGTDHLPAGPVSLDQVIAGYGEQLEFVEGTGSQVILMASRQLAASARHADDYLRVYDTLLSQVSRPVILHWLGEAFDPSLAGYWGSSDVEVATDTFVGLLTSHADRIDGVKVSLLSAEHEIGLRARLPQGVRLYTGDDFNYPELIEGDGTHHSDALLGAFAAIAPAASAALAALDMGDVATYRAEMEPTLELSRHVFAAPTFYYKTGIAFLAWLSGHQDGFTMVGGLQSARSPVHLARVFELANAVRLLPDPELAAHRLGLVLDAAGFDAAGFDR; encoded by the coding sequence GTGAGTTCCGTCCGTCTTCCCCAGACCGACGGCTCGTTGCGGACCGTCGCGCTGGCCGAGCCACGGTCCTGGGCCGAGCATCCACAGCCCTACACCAGCCGCGTCGCCTTCGCCGCCGCGCACGTCGTCGCCGACCCGTACGGGGAGAACGTCCCCGGCGCACCGGCTGTCGTGGACTGGGACGCCACCTTGGCGTTTCGTCGCCATCTGTTCCGCTATGGACTCGGTGTCGCGGAGGCCATGGACACAGCCCAGCGCAACATGGGTCTCGACTGGGCGGCCACCCAGGAGCTGATCTCGCGGAGCGCAGCGCAGGCGCTCGAGCTCGGCGCCCGGATCGCGTCCGGCGTCGGCACAGATCACCTGCCGGCCGGGCCGGTCAGTCTCGACCAGGTGATCGCCGGCTACGGCGAACAGTTGGAGTTCGTCGAGGGCACCGGCTCGCAGGTGATCTTGATGGCCTCGCGCCAGTTGGCGGCAAGCGCGCGACACGCCGACGACTACCTGCGGGTCTATGACACGCTGCTGTCGCAGGTGAGCCGGCCGGTGATCCTGCACTGGCTGGGTGAGGCGTTCGACCCGAGCCTGGCCGGCTATTGGGGCAGCTCCGATGTCGAGGTCGCGACCGATACCTTCGTCGGTCTGCTGACGTCGCACGCAGACAGGATCGACGGCGTGAAGGTCTCCCTGTTGTCGGCCGAGCACGAGATCGGCCTACGGGCCCGGCTGCCCCAGGGCGTCCGCCTCTACACCGGTGACGACTTCAACTACCCGGAGCTGATCGAGGGCGACGGCACTCATCACTCCGACGCGCTGCTCGGCGCGTTCGCGGCGATCGCCCCGGCTGCTTCCGCCGCGTTGGCTGCGCTGGACATGGGCGACGTGGCGACGTACCGCGCCGAAATGGAGCCCACGCTGGAACTGTCCCGGCACGTGTTCGCGGCGCCGACCTTCTACTACAAGACCGGGATCGCCTTCCTGGCTTGGCTCTCGGGCCATCAGGACGGCTTCACCATGGTCGGCGGACTGCAGTCAGCCCGCTCGCCCGTCCACCTCGCCCGGGTGTTCGAGCTGGCCAACGCCGTACGGCTGCTGCCCGATCCCGAGCTCGCGGCCCATCGCCTCGGGCTCGTCCTCGACGCGGCAGGCTTCGATGCGGCGGGCTTCGACCGATGA
- a CDS encoding Gfo/Idh/MocA family protein has product MAERTIKVIMNGVTGRMGYRQHLLRSILAIRDAGGVVVGGDRLQVEPVLVGRSADKLSALAKQHDIAHWTTDLDAALADPQARIYFDAQVTSARKEAILKGLAAGKHIFTEKPIAESVADGLELVSAAEQAGAITGVVHDKLYLPALVKLKRLIDLGFFGRIL; this is encoded by the coding sequence GTGGCAGAGCGGACCATCAAGGTGATCATGAACGGAGTCACCGGGCGGATGGGCTATCGGCAGCACCTCCTGCGGTCGATCCTGGCGATCCGCGATGCCGGCGGCGTCGTTGTCGGTGGCGATCGGCTTCAGGTCGAGCCAGTGCTCGTCGGCCGCAGCGCCGACAAGCTGTCGGCGCTGGCCAAGCAGCACGACATCGCACACTGGACCACCGATCTCGACGCCGCGCTCGCCGATCCTCAGGCTCGGATCTACTTCGATGCGCAGGTCACCTCGGCCCGCAAGGAGGCCATCCTCAAGGGGCTGGCGGCCGGCAAACACATCTTCACCGAGAAGCCGATCGCCGAGTCCGTCGCCGATGGTCTCGAGCTCGTCTCCGCCGCGGAGCAGGCCGGGGCAATCACCGGTGTCGTGCATGACAAGCTCTATCTGCCGGCTCTGGTCAAGCTGAAGCGGCTGATCGATCTCGGCTTCTTCGGTCGCATCCTCTAG
- a CDS encoding gluconokinase, producing the protein MTESDEATPPIVLVVMGVSGTGKSTVAGMLAGRLGWDLEEGDDLHPAANVAKMASGQPLTDEDRWPWLDKISAWIQVHVGSGTPGIVTCSSLRKAYRDKLRGPGVAFVHLHGSKEMIAERLNARLDHFMPSTLLDSQLATLEPLDPDEVGIVVPLGQKPKDEVKEIMRRLHLSQLPPPVLNEQGLIAE; encoded by the coding sequence ATGACCGAGTCGGACGAGGCGACACCGCCGATCGTGTTGGTGGTGATGGGCGTCTCGGGCACCGGGAAGTCGACGGTGGCCGGGATGCTCGCCGGCCGGCTCGGCTGGGACCTGGAAGAAGGCGACGACCTTCACCCGGCCGCCAACGTGGCCAAGATGGCGTCAGGTCAGCCGTTGACCGACGAAGATCGCTGGCCCTGGCTGGACAAGATCTCCGCCTGGATCCAGGTGCACGTCGGTTCCGGCACACCGGGCATCGTCACCTGTTCCTCACTGCGCAAGGCCTACCGGGACAAGCTCCGGGGTCCCGGAGTCGCCTTCGTCCATCTGCACGGGAGCAAGGAGATGATCGCCGAGCGGCTCAATGCCAGGCTGGACCACTTCATGCCCAGCACCCTGCTGGACTCTCAGCTGGCCACCTTGGAGCCGTTGGATCCCGATGAGGTCGGCATTGTCGTGCCGCTGGGCCAAAAGCCCAAGGACGAGGTGAAGGAGATCATGCGTCGGCTGCACCTGAGCCAGCTGCCGCCGCCCGTGCTCAACGAGCAGGGTCTGATCGCCGAGTGA
- a CDS encoding GntP family permease: MPQMLPLAVSDARLITSALAGFAVIIILITWLKLNPFLALTIGALGVGLAAGLAPTDAVDSFAKGFGSTMGSVGVLIGLGAMFGKLLADSGGADQIVDTLVDRASPRMLPWTMALVGAVIGLPMFFEIGLVLLMPVIILVARRSGLPLMKIAIPTLAGLSAMHGLVPPHPGPLVAISTLGANLGLTLAFGVIVAIPTVIVAGPLFSGLAAKWAPVPVPDMFVTREDEGEDPAAGPRPSFPAALLCVLLPVILMMAKALTDVIAPDAEGGIKGLLDFVGTPTIALLLAVVVGILVLGAGGKMNRKAIAESLESSLPPIAGILLIVGAGGAFKQVLIDTGIGDVISRFVTGSGISVLLLGWVVAVLVRVATGSATVATVTAAGIMTPVAATLPAPEVALLVLAIGSGSVFLSHVNDAGFWLVKQYLGTDIPQTFKTWTMLECLISVCGLVGVLLLNLVV; the protein is encoded by the coding sequence CTGCCGCAGATGCTCCCGCTCGCGGTCTCAGACGCCAGGCTGATCACGTCAGCGCTGGCCGGCTTCGCGGTCATCATCATCTTGATCACCTGGCTGAAGCTGAACCCCTTTCTTGCCCTCACCATCGGCGCCCTGGGAGTCGGCCTGGCAGCAGGTCTGGCGCCCACCGACGCGGTCGACAGCTTCGCCAAGGGCTTCGGCTCCACCATGGGCAGCGTCGGCGTGCTGATCGGACTCGGTGCCATGTTCGGAAAGCTGCTGGCCGACTCCGGTGGCGCCGATCAGATCGTCGACACGCTGGTCGACCGCGCAAGTCCGCGGATGTTGCCCTGGACCATGGCTCTGGTCGGCGCCGTGATCGGGCTGCCGATGTTCTTCGAGATCGGTCTGGTGCTGCTGATGCCGGTCATCATCTTGGTGGCCCGTCGTTCCGGCCTGCCACTGATGAAGATCGCCATCCCGACCCTGGCCGGTCTGTCGGCCATGCACGGTCTGGTGCCGCCGCACCCAGGACCGCTGGTCGCGATCTCCACCCTGGGTGCCAACCTCGGGCTCACGCTCGCCTTCGGTGTGATCGTCGCCATCCCGACCGTGATCGTTGCCGGCCCGCTGTTCAGCGGCTTGGCCGCCAAGTGGGCACCCGTGCCCGTCCCCGACATGTTCGTGACCCGCGAGGACGAGGGCGAGGATCCGGCCGCCGGACCGCGGCCCAGTTTCCCGGCCGCCCTGCTCTGCGTGCTGCTGCCGGTGATCTTGATGATGGCCAAGGCGCTGACCGACGTGATCGCCCCCGATGCCGAGGGAGGGATCAAGGGGCTGCTCGACTTCGTCGGCACCCCGACGATCGCACTGCTGCTGGCTGTCGTCGTCGGCATCCTGGTCCTCGGTGCGGGCGGAAAGATGAATCGCAAGGCCATCGCCGAATCGTTGGAGAGCAGTCTGCCGCCGATCGCAGGCATCCTGCTCATCGTCGGTGCCGGCGGCGCGTTCAAGCAGGTGCTGATCGACACCGGCATCGGTGACGTGATCAGCCGGTTCGTCACCGGGTCGGGCATCTCGGTGCTGCTGCTCGGCTGGGTTGTGGCCGTGCTCGTCCGGGTCGCCACCGGTTCTGCCACCGTGGCCACGGTGACCGCAGCCGGGATCATGACCCCGGTCGCGGCGACCTTGCCGGCGCCGGAGGTGGCCTTGCTGGTGCTGGCCATCGGCTCCGGTTCGGTGTTCCTCTCCCACGTCAACGATGCCGGCTTCTGGCTGGTCAAGCAGTATCTGGGCACGGACATCCCGCAGACCTTCAAGACCTGGACCATGCTTGAATGCCTGATCTCGGTGTGCGGTCTGGTGGGCGTCTTGCTGCTGAACCTGGTGGTGTGA
- a CDS encoding decaprenylphospho-beta-D-erythro-pentofuranosid-2-ulose 2-reductase, whose protein sequence is MIDAVGNPQSLLLLGGTSDIALAIARRYAIGRRLRVVLAARPTQRRGEAAAELTELGCEVTEVDLEARSPETHAATIDAAFAGGDIDIAVVAFGLLGDAERSWTDPAAALELVEVNYTAPVHLGVLLANRMRAQGHGRIVALSSVAGERVRRSNFAYGSTKAGFDGFYLGLGEALRNSGVGVLVVRPGFVRSKMTEGLDEAPLAVTPEDVADAVVTAVKGRKELIWVPAPMRVVMSGLRHVPRPIFRKLPI, encoded by the coding sequence ATGATTGATGCCGTTGGCAATCCCCAGTCCCTGCTGCTGCTCGGTGGAACCTCCGACATCGCGTTGGCGATCGCGCGGCGCTATGCCATCGGCCGGCGGCTGCGGGTGGTGCTCGCTGCGCGCCCCACCCAGCGGCGTGGCGAGGCAGCCGCCGAGCTGACAGAGCTGGGCTGCGAGGTGACCGAGGTCGATCTGGAGGCACGTTCTCCCGAGACGCACGCGGCCACCATCGACGCGGCCTTCGCCGGTGGTGACATCGACATCGCGGTCGTCGCCTTCGGTCTGCTCGGCGATGCCGAGCGCAGTTGGACCGACCCCGCGGCCGCGCTGGAACTGGTCGAGGTCAACTACACCGCTCCGGTCCACCTCGGAGTGTTGCTGGCCAACCGGATGCGGGCCCAGGGCCACGGCCGGATCGTTGCCCTGTCCAGCGTGGCGGGTGAGCGGGTCCGTCGCTCCAACTTCGCGTACGGATCGACCAAAGCCGGGTTCGACGGCTTCTATCTGGGGTTGGGTGAGGCGCTGCGCAACTCGGGCGTCGGCGTGTTGGTGGTCCGTCCCGGCTTCGTCCGCTCCAAGATGACCGAGGGTCTGGACGAGGCTCCGTTGGCGGTGACGCCCGAGGATGTCGCCGATGCCGTGGTGACCGCGGTCAAGGGCCGCAAGGAGTTGATCTGGGTGCCGGCCCCGATGCGGGTCGTGATGTCGGGCCTGCGGCACGTCCCGCGCCCGATCTTCCGCAAGCTGCCGATCTGA
- a CDS encoding antibiotic biosynthesis monooxygenase family protein, translated as MVLEVAIFDVTDADGFEAAYLGARELLLASDGCRSARMTRGIESPTRFVLLVEWDSVAAHEENFRASDRFPAWRAAIGPFFAEPPRVEHFTDVG; from the coding sequence ATGGTTCTCGAGGTAGCGATCTTCGATGTGACGGATGCCGATGGGTTCGAGGCGGCTTACCTGGGCGCTCGCGAGCTGTTGCTCGCCAGCGACGGTTGCCGGTCGGCCCGGATGACCCGCGGGATCGAGTCACCGACACGGTTCGTGTTGCTGGTGGAGTGGGACTCGGTGGCGGCGCATGAGGAGAATTTCCGCGCCAGCGACCGCTTCCCGGCATGGCGCGCGGCGATCGGCCCGTTCTTCGCCGAGCCGCCCCGGGTGGAGCACTTCACCGACGTCGGCTGA
- a CDS encoding FAD-binding oxidoreductase produces the protein MSWVRMSDFPDTDLMRPSPLVETPAAIPPELVELHGFGRTATTRSHLAQIDSVAGAISALRKAGDRGVVPRGLGSSYGDAAQNAGGTTLDLTNLNQILQVEADGESPTVTAQAGVSLDALMKALLPFGLWIPVLPGTRQVTIGGAIGADVHGKNHHTQGSFGTHVRSLDLLTADGDVRTLTPAGDDPDLFWATVGGMGLTGVILQATIAVQRTESAYFVVDTQRCGDLDELMATMSQGDEDYTYSVAWFDAVTRGKHLGRAVLTRGNKAKVADLPVKLRTEPLKFVAPSYGTVPEVFPNRMINRATVKAFSELWFRKAPKHKVGEIQNITSFFHPLDSVTDWNNVYGSNGFLQYQFVVPFSEHEAFRRCVHLIVGSGHPSFLNVLKRFGPGDPAPLSFPMPGWTLTVDLPISEGLDRLCTSLDELVVGAGGGCYLAKDSRLGPETLRQMYPRLDDFLAVRHRVDPDSMFTSDLARRLRL, from the coding sequence ATGAGTTGGGTCCGGATGAGCGATTTCCCCGATACCGATCTGATGCGTCCCTCGCCCCTGGTGGAGACTCCGGCGGCGATCCCACCTGAGCTGGTGGAACTGCACGGCTTCGGCCGGACCGCCACCACGCGCTCGCATCTGGCCCAGATCGACAGCGTCGCGGGTGCGATCTCCGCACTACGCAAGGCCGGCGATCGTGGCGTGGTCCCCCGCGGGCTGGGCAGTTCCTACGGCGATGCTGCCCAGAACGCCGGCGGCACCACACTCGATCTGACCAACCTCAACCAGATCCTGCAGGTCGAGGCCGATGGTGAGAGCCCGACCGTCACCGCGCAGGCCGGGGTCAGCCTGGACGCTTTGATGAAGGCGCTGCTGCCGTTCGGGTTGTGGATCCCGGTGCTGCCCGGCACCCGCCAGGTCACCATCGGCGGCGCGATCGGTGCCGATGTGCACGGCAAGAACCACCACACCCAGGGCAGCTTCGGCACCCACGTACGGTCGCTGGATCTGCTCACCGCCGATGGTGACGTCCGCACTCTCACGCCGGCCGGCGACGATCCGGACCTGTTCTGGGCCACCGTCGGAGGGATGGGGCTGACCGGGGTGATCCTGCAGGCGACCATCGCCGTGCAGCGCACCGAGAGCGCGTACTTCGTGGTCGACACCCAACGGTGTGGCGATCTCGACGAGCTGATGGCCACCATGTCGCAGGGCGATGAGGACTACACCTACTCAGTGGCCTGGTTCGACGCGGTCACCCGCGGCAAGCACCTGGGCCGGGCGGTGCTCACCCGCGGCAACAAGGCCAAGGTCGCCGACCTGCCGGTCAAACTGCGCACCGAGCCGCTGAAGTTCGTCGCGCCCTCGTACGGCACCGTGCCCGAGGTGTTCCCCAACCGGATGATCAACCGGGCCACCGTGAAGGCGTTCAGCGAGCTGTGGTTCCGCAAGGCACCCAAGCACAAGGTCGGCGAGATCCAGAACATCACCTCGTTCTTCCATCCGCTCGACAGCGTGACCGACTGGAACAACGTGTACGGATCGAACGGGTTCCTGCAATACCAGTTCGTGGTGCCCTTCAGCGAGCACGAGGCCTTCCGGCGCTGCGTGCACCTGATCGTGGGGTCCGGTCACCCGTCCTTCCTCAACGTCCTCAAACGGTTCGGCCCAGGCGACCCTGCCCCGCTGTCCTTCCCGATGCCGGGCTGGACGTTGACCGTGGACCTGCCGATCAGCGAAGGATTGGACCGGCTGTGCACCAGTCTGGACGAACTGGTGGTGGGTGCCGGTGGCGGGTGCTACCTCGCCAAGGACTCCCGGCTGGGCCCGGAGACGCTGCGGCAGATGTATCCACGGCTGGACGACTTCCTGGCCGTGCGCCATCGGGTCGACCCCGACTCGATGTTCACCTCCGACCTGGCTCGTCGCCTCCGCCTTTGA
- a CDS encoding decaprenyl-phosphate phosphoribosyltransferase produces MSESLERPASRLPAPIRALRPRQWVKNFLVVLAPLAAGRLFEPAVLRGVALAFVAFCLVSSAVYLLNDIRDVEEDRLHPRKRFRPIAAGELSVPVAAVLGLILGIGGLALGYLIDPALGITLVVYVGIQILYSAVLKHLPVIDLAVVSSGFLLRAIAGGVAVGVALSQWFLLVASFGSLFMVAGKRYSELVSVGAGAGTRKSLDRYTPSYLRFVWILAAVLVVTAYSLWAFENRSDPLLGVPWTAISIAPFTLGMLQYALEVDAGKAGEPEDVVLHDHVLQALGVIWLATISIAVFG; encoded by the coding sequence ATGTCTGAGTCCCTCGAGCGTCCGGCGAGCCGGCTGCCTGCCCCGATCCGAGCGCTCCGGCCGCGGCAGTGGGTCAAGAACTTCCTGGTGGTACTCGCGCCACTGGCGGCCGGCCGGCTGTTCGAGCCCGCGGTGCTGCGCGGGGTGGCGCTGGCGTTCGTCGCGTTCTGCCTGGTCAGCTCGGCGGTCTATCTGCTGAACGACATCCGCGACGTCGAAGAGGACCGACTCCACCCGCGGAAGCGGTTCCGGCCGATCGCTGCCGGGGAGCTGAGTGTCCCGGTCGCCGCGGTCCTGGGTTTGATCCTCGGCATCGGTGGCCTCGCTCTGGGCTATCTGATCGATCCGGCACTGGGCATCACCCTGGTCGTGTACGTCGGCATCCAGATCCTCTACTCCGCGGTGCTCAAGCACCTGCCGGTGATCGACCTGGCGGTGGTGTCGAGCGGCTTCCTGTTGCGGGCCATCGCCGGTGGTGTCGCGGTCGGGGTCGCGCTGAGCCAGTGGTTCCTGCTGGTCGCCTCGTTCGGCTCGCTGTTCATGGTGGCCGGCAAGCGCTACTCTGAGCTGGTCTCGGTCGGCGCTGGGGCCGGCACCCGCAAGTCGCTGGACCGCTATACGCCGTCGTACCTGCGATTCGTCTGGATCCTGGCCGCGGTGCTGGTGGTCACCGCCTACAGCCTGTGGGCCTTCGAGAATCGTAGCGATCCGCTGCTCGGCGTACCGTGGACTGCGATCTCGATCGCCCCGTTCACCCTCGGCATGCTGCAGTACGCCTTGGAGGTGGACGCCGGCAAGGCGGGCGAGCCGGAAGATGTCGTGCTGCACGACCACGTGCTGCAAGCGCTAGGAGTGATCTGGTTGGCCACCATCTCCATCGCAGTGTTCGGATGA
- a CDS encoding sugar phosphate isomerase/epimerase family protein: MSRLSLNQKTTNSWSLREAIDGTVAAGLSSIGIWREPLAEAGLENARNWLADTGLRVSSLCRGGFFTAADPAQIEAAHADNLRAIDEAAAIGTDTLCLVPGGLPDGDRDLIGARSRAAEAIGRLVPYARERGIRLGIEPMNPIYAADRGVVSTLGQALDIAEQFGADEVGVVFDTFHVWWDPALREQILRAGERIYSYQICDWITPLPADTLLARGMMGDGHIDFGVITGWVTETGYSGDVEVEIFNADIWATPGEQVLATMTERYTELVEPYL, encoded by the coding sequence ATGAGCCGACTCTCGCTCAATCAGAAGACCACCAACTCCTGGTCACTGCGCGAGGCCATCGACGGCACGGTCGCGGCGGGTCTGTCCAGCATCGGCATCTGGCGCGAGCCGCTCGCCGAGGCCGGCCTGGAGAACGCCCGGAACTGGCTGGCCGACACCGGGCTGCGGGTTTCGTCGTTGTGCCGCGGCGGCTTCTTCACCGCCGCCGATCCGGCGCAGATCGAGGCCGCACACGCCGACAACCTGCGGGCCATCGACGAGGCGGCCGCGATCGGCACCGACACGCTGTGCCTGGTTCCCGGCGGCCTCCCGGACGGTGACCGAGACCTGATCGGTGCTCGGTCACGCGCGGCCGAGGCGATCGGCCGCCTGGTCCCGTACGCCAGGGAACGCGGCATCCGGCTCGGCATCGAGCCGATGAACCCGATCTACGCCGCCGACCGAGGGGTGGTCTCCACCCTCGGGCAGGCGCTCGACATCGCCGAACAGTTCGGCGCGGACGAGGTCGGAGTCGTGTTCGACACCTTCCACGTCTGGTGGGATCCGGCCTTGCGTGAGCAGATCCTCCGGGCCGGGGAGCGGATCTACAGCTATCAGATCTGCGACTGGATCACCCCGCTGCCGGCCGACACGCTGCTGGCCCGCGGCATGATGGGTGACGGCCACATCGACTTCGGCGTCATCACCGGGTGGGTGACCGAGACCGGATACTCCGGCGACGTCGAGGTGGAGATCTTCAACGCCGACATCTGGGCCACCCCGGGCGAGCAGGTCCTGGCCACGATGACGGAGCGCTACACCGAACTCGTGGAGCCTTATCTGTGA